DNA from Alnus glutinosa chromosome 2, dhAlnGlut1.1, whole genome shotgun sequence:
GCCTCTTACCCCACTGCATGAAGTGAATCTGAATTAATCAGAACAAATTGTCacatttaatatgtaatatattATGCATGTGTCTGCTTATTTAATTCTCATCTCCCTCCGACGTTCTCAGTCttgattgatatatataatcGTGACAGGAACTTGTGTATTTCTCATTTATACCAGAAATATTATTGAGAAAGTTAAAATATTAGTCATGTTAATATCTGAGCTACATCCATGACCAAAAAACAATGGAAAGTAGCAATGCAAGAAACTCTCCTTACCAAAACCAACGGAAAGTAGCAATgcattcttcttcttgttcttcttcttcgtcttattctttttcatttgttgAGCATGCTTGTCTTTCTTGGCCTTTTCCTTAGCATGTGTAACCCTGAGAACAACCTCTGATTTCTCAGGTTTCAATCTCTCCGCCTTAGCATGAGTAATCATTTGCTTGTCTTTCTTGGCATTTTCCATAGCATGAGTTTGTTTATTGACCAATTATCCTTTTCCTTAGCGTGAGTAATGATGAGAACAACTTCTAGCTTCTCAGGTTCcaatacttcttcttcttcctcttcttcttcttcttggcttTTTCCTTAGCATGAGTAACCATGAGAACCTCTGGTTTCTCAGATTtcaatctctcttcctcttgaaCATTGATGAGCATTGAACATTGCATATTCAAGCTCCTTAGCTCGCATATATTAGTCTCTTAGCTTTATTGTGATATGATATTCTTCTCATTTTACTCCATTAAGCCGAGGAAGTTCGCAATAGAATATTGTAACTGTGGTGGAAGTCTTGGTAGAGATCTTGAACATCTAAGGCGgattgttttttcttgtttttgatcTTTTGAACAAAAAGCTTCAACTGGGTTTGCAAATCAGGTTCCTTTTTGAATTATGCTTTTCTTCTAATTCTCGCCTGAGTCGCcttctatatttttcttttacaatgtTCACATTTCTATATCAATACTTGCATGTCATTATAGCATAGAACCCTTAAAGTCATCATCCATACTTGTTGTCggattaggattttctgttattAGGCTACTCGAGTTTCATAGAAATTCAGGCATCTTAAGTTAATAATATGaatttcataaaatattaattaaatgattaaattcattcatTCTTGTCACTttagcttttgaaataaatgacgATTTAACAATTAGCCATTCCTCAATCCTAAGACCAAGATAAGTTCATTTGGCTCCCTAAAAATTTAGGGAATTCTCTATGAAATTTGCGTATAAATTATGTGTCTTTGAGTTCTTCTCCTCTTACTCCATTAAGTCGAGGAAGTTCGCAATGGAATGTTACAGTGGTAATGGCAGTAGTCCTAGTAGTCCTGGTAGAGATCTTGAACGTCGAAAGTGTAttgtttcttcttgtttttgatCCTTTCAAACAAAAAGCATCAACTGAGTTTGCAAACCATGTTTCTTTTCTAATTATGTTTTTCTTCTAATTCTCACcttctatatttttctttgacactGGTTACATTTCTATATCAACATTTGCATGTCATTATAGCAGAGAAGCCCATAAAATCGTTATGCATACTTGGACCGACGGATTGAGATTTTCTATTATTAAGCTACTCGAATTTCATAGAAATTCGAACATCCTAAGAAAGGGATTGCGGGGTCTCACATCCTAAGCTGTTCAGAACAGATAGACTCTACAACTGCCTCTCTTGTGCCTTCCcgaatttcaaaaaaatgaccTACAAGCAAAGTGTAGTAAAGAAATGGCTTTGCAAAGTTATAAACAAAAACCGGTTCCTATACAAGACAGTAACTGCAGTCCCCAAAGAAGTTCACCATACATAATTACATATATACCATCAATTCACCAAACACTACATATTGAGGAAATGCAATTGACAAGAACATACAGACAGCCACCAAAAACGCCACTACGTACCATCCATTTTTACATGCACCAAGAAGAAATCTCCATCACATTCGTCACATTTTGTCTCCATATTGCACCCTCCACTATTTCCAGTTGCCTTTATCACCTTCTACAAGATAGATGCAATGCCACATGGTGtcagttttttcttcttcccacCGGTAAATCATAATATCAATTGAAATTTATTAAGTTACCggttatcttaaaagcttaaactgataaaaaaGTAGCGAATTTAACCATctaattgatattttaaaactttcattcaagtgtgggctcaaactctccTCAATAAGTGAGGCCCAATACTTGagttttggaataaattatggAGTCAAAGTTCAAACTCCAGACGTTTACTCTGATATCATATTATATTACCAGTTATTCCAAAATCTTAAACTAATAGGAAATATTGAATTTAACCACTTAATTCATATTCTACCAACATTTAACTACTACAGCAATTCAGGACATAATTAACCAAGCTTGTGAATTGGAAAAGCATATAGAATACAACATCAGATGTAAAGAATCTACTAAAACACGATGAATTCCCACCTCCTAAGGTCAAAATACCAGTtctatttatcccaaaaaaaaaaaaaaaaaaaaaaaatccagttcTATCTTGAAAGAATAAGGAGTGCCAGAACCTTGTGTCAAGAGGTTAGAAAAGAAAGAGCACAAAATGGTCTACTAGCAATGTCTGTGTATCAACCTCTCATAATAACAGTACAAATTAAAACAGCAGttgttaaaaaggaaaaaggacgAAGAAGAAGCCAAAAGACAATACTGTAAATTAATAACTATTTATGCATCACCTGAGCTCAGGAGGACTTTGCCATCACACGGAGCACTCTTTAAGCATCTGCTAAAAAATACATGatattagagcattcacattggGGTAGCCAAAATAGCCGTAAGGTTATTTTGGTTAGTCTTGTAGCAAAACATACCAAAAAAAGCTCCACTCCCGACTACCTATTTTGATTAAGGATTTGACTAGCTGTTACGGTGCTTAGCAAATTTGTCAAACACTGTAGCTTAACAATGCATCAGTACAAAATCtgattctctcttctttttgagaatattaaaaataaatgaataagaatattttaaatggaatagtaaaagtgaataactAAAATACTGAGTTGGATGTAAGTGCTTTGAAAAAGTGGACAGCTAAGATAGAAAAATATGttctttaactaaatatttgtTGAGTAATGCAGATACATAATATTGTTCCCTTCTATGATTTGTTATCCTTTAACATGAATAAAATGGAACAAATATGTGACAAAATTGATGATGAACCATCAGTTGTACCCAATGTGTTGGAGAAGTAAAGCCCACTGGTATCCCTCAACAAGGGGGATACAGTACCAGAACAACTAAATCTAAAAGATTAAAACAGCCAACATTACAAATAATAAGTTAACAAAACCGGTTATATcctcacttatttcaaaagtttaagtgtatagaaaattataaaaatttaattatttaattaataataatttaacaaaattggTTGAATCACTACTAATTGCAATAACTTTAAGTGTGtataagaaatgataaatttaacaatttaattaatattctaacatacaCTTAAACTCACACCCAGTAAATGAGACTCTAACACggtatatatttaattaaaatgagatgtagattattaaaataaagttcaaactcaagacTTCTACTCTATGATACAAtgtaaaattattgtttatttcatAAGCTTAGGCTtataaaaaatgacaaatttaatcatttaattaatattctttcaATTTCTCGTGATTCTCACCCCACTCTTTCTAATACTCATGATGCAACTCTAAATAAACCAAAGTAGGAGCTCATATCAAGTAGAACAAAGTAGAGAAAACAACAATTCCCTATCAAGTCAGCACCTAGACATGTAGAGTGGCTATAACCAAAGGTTATTTTACAAAACATGTTTtattctattgtttttttttcctcttaataaaaataacaatttaaaaaacatatttaaataaGATAAAGAAGTGAAtagttattaaataaaatagtaaaagtgaataattaaCATAGAAAATACGggataattaattttaaacagTGAATAACTAATATAAacagataattttttattattattattatgatatttAGAATGCTAAATGACAAGCAAAAGAATCGCAGCAATGATTAATTGAACGACCTTTGGGCTCGTCCGAAGCGTCTTGGTATTCGTGGTCCTCCTCGGGTACGGGGTGAAGCTCCACCTGGTCAGCGATCTTCCCGACTTGAGGATGACCGTCCTCCTTCTCGTCCGGAAAGCGCACGACGACGACGGGGCACACGCAGTGGTGCACGCAGTAGTCGCTGACTGTGCCCAGCCTACCCCCCTTGGCCGTCCTCTTGGAAGCCCCGAACCCTCGGCTGCCCATGACCATGGCACTGAGTCCCAGGCGCTCCACCTCCAGGCAGAGCCGCTCCTTCATGTCGTGGTCCTTCACGATGTGGATTTTGTAGGGGATTTGGGCCTGCACCAGGGGCTGGGCCAGGGCCGTGGACTTGGTGGCCGTGAAATTGTCGAAATCGTCCTCCAGCTTTCGCTGGGAGGCCTCCATGGAGAGAGGGGAAGAGTCGAAATTTTGGGCATTGGGGAATGGAATGGGCTTGGAGCCCCAGTCGGCGCCGTAGAGGACGCTCGTGGGGCGCACGTGGAGGAGCACCACGTGGTCCCCGGGCCGCAGGTAGTTCTCCACGGCCCATCTCACGGCGTGCGCGCTCTCGTCGCTTAGGTCCACGGCGATCGCGATCTTGCGGTGGGAGCTCATCACGGTGAATCGCACGAGTCTCTGTGCTCTGTGTTATTGCAAGTTTGAGTCAAGGAGTTATGGCACAAGGGTGGGAATTGGGACGGTTATGGTTATGGTTATGGTTATGGATAGTTTTGACTGCGCAAGGTTCAAAGCTGactagatttatttattttcagggtaattatataattaataaactCTAGATTTTAGAGTTAATATCAATTTATAAATCATTCTAATTTAGggaattttattaataaaactaGTATAAGCATCTAAggtacataaataaataaataaataaaatcctaCCATACGAACTATATGTGATATTTTagagtaattttataagttcatctaaaaatgaagtgacttttaaaatcacaattttatcaaaattcaatagtaataaATCACAAgtgagtaattctattagtacatgatctatcaagtgtccataaaaaatgaggttgtttttaaaatcatcattaggtgtgtgattgatcaaatggtgattttgatcaaatggtaattttaaaagtcacctcatttttagatAAACGTAAGAGTGACACATAATGGACTTCTAAAATTACCTGATATTTTGACATAAAAAAATCACCAATGAGTAGTGCATCCAAAAGAcctttaacaaataaaaacaatttaatcaagatgctgattttttttcgatattttttttttaaaaaaaaaaaaaaactaaaatacgGATGATATTCAAGTGAAGAGTCAATTGGTTCCGggtaatgctccatttgttttggcataaaatattttttgaaaaataattttggtatttttccggtgtttggtgggggcgaaaataatggtcaacaaaaatcattttcaatttgaccgtaaaagcttctttaatttttggaatacGATTCATTCTTGCAGGCACGTTCATGGGAATCCTCAACCGCCGAACATTGGAGTTTGTTAATAGCCCGAATCTACCGCTAAAGGTTCCCGTTTACCAAATTCCAACACCGACGACCGCCGTCGAAATCTGACAACGTCCGGCCAccatcgccggattccggctacGATTTCGACCAAATTAGCTGGAATCTAGCCTATACTGCCAGTGTCCGGCCAGGTGGCCGAATTCCAACGAAACTATACTCTCATCTCACCCACATTTTGTTGGACTGATATATATTaggagaaatgctagaggtacttATAAACTTTTACGAATGGAGGCTTACAAACTAATATGGAATCTGATGtggcattttattaattgaaaaaCTCATTTAAACCTCCCTTTATAAACTGAcgtcattcttcttctttctagaTATCTTCCTCAGCTACACTGTGCACCTCCATATCCTCTTCCCCATTGTCGGACTGTCAATTCTCCAGCCAAGTCACCTCGACGACCAAATGCCTGACCCAAATGCCATTAGATACGTTCTAGGTGTTAAATCAATGCCACATAATATGAACTTAATCCACATAAATTGGTATAAACCTCCATTTTTTGTCTTCCTCACCACAATTCTCCCAAATTCCCAAAAATACTTTAACCTTAACCAGCTTTGGTACAacctgttagtttttgtgttgactgcattctgttggacaaaatcacttttatgtaatgttgctgctttcacagggatgctgctttatccagagtctactcttcagcgatgttcttcgagaagattctgtgaagttttcaaggatttatttcagttccctgtcagttgtccagacgctcatcagtcaacaacatccgtccgggcgacgagatctttccatccggatgcccatcagtgtctagaagcttcgaacagttcaagattgtatccgtccggacgtaatggcaaatcgtccggacgctctttagagttcgagaaaatctcagtgtttcagtgcatccgtccggacgacatggttataccgtccggacgccattcaatgtttgacaagaattagagtttctgcctcaagacacagttataggaaaacggctgctaccgtccggacgatgtcctctataaggcaagaacatGCATACCAagtttaaccgtccggacgtcagccttcatggtccggacgatcaagcttcatatatggaaattgcgtgcaccagttcaaccgtccggacgttagccttcaaggtctggACGCTctaagccttattatggtaatttcgtgcagccgaagtgtaaccgtccggacgctagggcaacaccgtccggacgcggccttgttatggaagctttcagcgctatcttggagaggcagttgcagttgaccgtccggaagctcggtcaagccgtctggacaccttccggtattttggtcataactttttactcaaatattggattgggacaaaattggtgtcattggaaagcttagaaaaaaatgCAGTAATTTGAGCATCCAGACAGCCGccagaagcgtccggacggcctccgtccggacagaaagattTGCTCGTCAGGTCGGCcatgcagaaaattccagaatactttccggacaagtaaaaggttgcccgtccggacggccatgactCCCGTCCGAACGCACGTGCCACAGAACGTTTTTTGGAcgcgattttgggtttccaaagcctataaataagaggcttgaggcatgctttcaacatagaattcggtggtgaattctctacagcttagagagggtgtttagggagattttgaagatctgctagctctctagctttgccaagtgtgtgatttgatcagccgtgaagtctatcttaggggttgaccctaaggtaaaagattccattgaagaccccttcaggtaagagacctggttgagaggcgttcgtgttgggttacacgttagagagcaaggtgcgaccactgcattaggggtatgtgagtgttactgctttgtatctaaatttgtcttctgaataatggatatcctggatttggctgccccagagtagtttttctcttaattgagtttccacttcgtcaacaaaatatttgtctcctttaattttcacatttaatattttgttgcacactgttcacacacacttgtataaattagaagtccttttatttttcacaaccGTTAATGGAGGTCTATACGGTGAAATAATTTGAAGCCATTTATCTTAACAGATTatgcataaaaaagaaaaaagaaaaaaggaagctCGTGAACCAATATTTACAAGTAATGTTGGAATTAGGCTCAAACGGCCGGTCGGCGTTGGCGAGCCAAAGCTCGGCGTGCTGGATGCAGTGCTGTGTTGGGGGTGAATGTCAATAACAAAATACACAGTAAAAATTATCTACCCctttttgttcaaattaattAGTCAATCTAGcacaaaaaatatcaacttacacaagaacaatgcagaaaaataaatccagcAACCACCACAAgtaagacaccaaaatttttacGTGGGAAACCCTCTGGTGTGAAGGGAAAAACCACGGGACCTAGTTCAGTTAAAaac
Protein-coding regions in this window:
- the LOC133861865 gene encoding universal stress protein PHOS32-like, which encodes MSSHRKIAIAVDLSDESAHAVRWAVENYLRPGDHVVLLHVRPTSVLYGADWGSKPIPFPNAQNFDSSPLSMEASQRKLEDDFDNFTATKSTALAQPLVQAQIPYKIHIVKDHDMKERLCLEVERLGLSAMVMGSRGFGASKRTAKGGRLGTVSDYCVHHCVCPVVVVRFPDEKEDGHPQVGKIADQVELHPVPEEDHEYQDASDEPKDA